From a region of the Vanrija pseudolonga chromosome 2, complete sequence genome:
- the Rv1533 gene encoding Putative monooxygenase, which produces MSVINSQVTELFGIKHPVILAGMNVAAGPKLAAAVTNAGGLGVIGGVRATPKYLRSQIRALKAGLNDKNAPFGVDLLLPQIGGSARKTNKDYTNGQLDELIDVIIEEGTKLFVSAVGVPPKHVVDKLHKHGIVVQNMVGHPKHVPKALAVGVDIICAQGGEGGGHTGAIPFSLLIPACVDLCKGKVSSLTGKPIIVVAAGGIFDGRGLAASLMYGAEAVWVGTRFVASEEAGAPPTQKKLLVGANWGDTAKTLIYSGRPMRVYNSAYVKEWEETRQAEIADLTSKGIIPHDHELESKPQRSVEGMKWLMGDVAALVNDVQPAQKIIDDMVNSAKVHLTKGYGDIVTKAKL; this is translated from the exons ATGTCCGTCATCAACTCCCAAGTCACCGAGCTAT TCGGGATCAAGCACCCGGTCATCCTGGCAGGCATGAACGTCGCCGCAGGCCCCAAGCTCGCCGCAGCAGTCACCAATGctggtggcctcggcgtcattggcggcgtgcgcgcaaCGCCAAAGTACCTGCGCTCGCAGATccgcgcgctcaaggccggGCTCAACGACAAGAACGCGCCgttcggcgtcgacctcctcctcccccagattggcggcagcgcgcgcaaGACCAACAAGGACTACACCaacggccagctcgacgagctcatcgacgTCATCATCGAGGAGGGCACCAAGCTGTTCGTgtcggccgtcggcgtgccgccaaagcacgtcgtcgacaagctccaCAAGCACGGCATCGTGGTGCAGAAC ATGGTCGGCCACCCCAAGCACGTCcccaaggcgctcgcggtcggcgtGGACATCATCTGTGCgcaaggcggcgagggcggcggccacacGGGTGCGATCCCCTTCTCGCTGCTGATCCCCGCCTGCGTCGACCTGTGCAAGGGCAAGGTGTCGTCGTTGACCGGCAAGCCCATCATCGTCGTGGCCGCGGGCGGCATCTTTGACGGCCGCGggctcgccgcgtcgctcatgtacggcgccgaggctgtgTGGGTCGGCACACGTTTCGTCGCGTCCGAGGAGGCCGGTGCGCCGCCTACCCAGAAgaagctgctcgtcggcgccaactGGGGCGACACGGCCAAGACGCTCATCTACTCTGGCCGCCCGATGCGCGTCTACAACTCGGCCTACGTCAAGGAGTGGGAGGAGACGCGCCAGGCCGAGATCGCAGACCTTACCTCCAAGGGCATCATTCCGCACGaccacgagctcgagtccAAGCCCCAGCGCAGTGTTGAGGGCATGAAATGG CTCATGGGCGAtgtcgctgccctcgtcaACGACGTGCAGCCAGCTCAGAAGAtcatcgacgacatggtCAACAGCGCCAAGGTTCACCTGACCAAGGGCTACGGCGACATCGtcaccaaggccaagcttTAG
- the LAP3 gene encoding Cysteine proteinase 1, mitochondrial, with translation MGSSSSKQSSAMTVIPEKQEYSEKSAAAAKPAPPLDGVEAFESVDTDILSKWDAENEQDPRFNLARLVLANADPLDSIKNRQAVINDEKIFNVNLKGVNKDGAYPGPVVNQASSGRCWLFATTNVLRYNVVEQLNLGDFQLSQSYLFFYDKIEKANYYLEAAIELADEPLEGRLWSFLNGSPLSDGGQWDMAYNLVAKYGVIPHTLFPDSFNAASSRTFVGILTHKLIEYGLALRAAARPTTPGVEPASFETLRKLKTQYLAEVYSTLSITLGTPPKANQPITWEYYDKEKKFHSWTGTPREFYTQFGIRKGLDPKDSFSLINDPRNEYGKHYTVRLLGNVWGGPPVKYVNAPVEVLEDAVIAGIKANTPLFFGCDVGKSLDRKKGIMDLELYKVEAAFGYKLGLNKAERLITQNSSATHAMVITAVHVDANGRPVRYKVENSWSKTSGEDGWFMMTADWFREYVYQIVAPASLVDKKWVDVLKQKAIELEPWDPMGALA, from the exons ATGGGCTCGTCAAGCAGCAAGCAGTCGTCTGCAATGACCGTCATCCCCGAGAAGCAGGAGTACAGCGAGaagagcgccgccgccgccaagccagCTCCGCcactcgacggcgtcgaggcgttCGAGTCCGTCGACACGGACATCCTGTCTAAATGGGACGCGGAGAACGAGCAA GACCCGCGCTTcaacctcgcccgcctcgtgcTGGCCAACGCCGACCCGCTCGACTCGATCAAGAACCGCCAGGCGGTGATCAACGACGAGAAGATCTTCAACGTCAACCTCAAGGGTGTGAACAAGGACGGCGCGTACCCGGGCCCCGTGGTCAACCAGGCTTCGTCGggccgctgctggctgtTTGCTACCA CCAACGTCCTTCGTTACAAtgttgtcgagcagctcaacctcggcgactTCCAGCTCTCTCAGTCGTACCTTTTCTTCTACGACAAGATCGAAAAGGCCAACTACtacctcgaggccgcgatcgagctcgccgatgaGCCCCTCGAGGGCCGTCTGTGGTCGTTCCTCAACGGCTCGCCGCtgagcgacggcggccagtgGGACATGGCGTACAACCTCGTCG CCAAGTACGGTGTCATCCCGCACACGCTCTTCCCCGACTCGTTCAACGCGGCTTCGTCGCGTACATTTGTCGGCATCCTCACCCACAAGTTGATCGAGTACGgcctcgccctgcgcgcggccgctCGCCCGACGACTCCCGGTGTCGAGCCCGCGTCCTTCGAGACGCTGCGCAAGCTCAAGACGCAGTATCTCGCCGAGGTCTACTCGACACTCTCCATcacgctcggcacgccgcccaaGGCCAACCAGCCCATCACGTGGGAGTACTATgacaaggagaagaagtTCCACAGCTGGACTGGCACCCCGCGCGAGTTCTACACCCAGTTCGGCATCCGCAAGGGCCTCGACCCCAAGGACAGCTTCTCGCTCATCAACGACCCGCGCAACGAGTACGGCAAGCACTACACTGTCAGGCTTCTTGGCAACGTCTGGGGCGGACCTCCCGTCAAGTACGTCAACGCGCcggtcgaggtgctcgaggacgccgtcaTTGCGGGCATTAAGGCCAACACGCCGCTGTTCTTCGGTTGCGACGTTGGCAAGTCGCTCGACCGCAAGAAGGGCATCATGGACCTCGAGTTGTacaaggtcgaggcggcaTTCGGGTACAAGCTCGGCCTGAACAAGGCCGAGCGGCTCATCACCCAGAACAGCTCAGCCACACACGCCATGGTCATTACCGCTGTCCACGTTGACGCCAACGGCCGCCCCGTGCGGTACAAGGTTGAGAACTCGTGGAGCAAGACGTCGGGCGAGGACGGGTGGTTCATGATGACCGCCGACTGGTTCCGCGAGTACGTCTACCAGATTGTGgcgcccgcctcgctcgtcgacaagAAGTGGGTCGACGTCCTCAAGCAGAAGGCCATTGAGCTTGAGCCTTGGGACCCGATGGGCGCGCTTGCATAG